In Miscanthus floridulus cultivar M001 chromosome 8, ASM1932011v1, whole genome shotgun sequence, the sequence GTGCATGTGTGCGTGTGCAGGCAGATGCATGTATTTTCCTTTTGAAGGCGCCGCGACGGCGACAGAAGCCAAAAGGAGGGCACGGCGTGCCGCCGAAGACAAACCCATGATCAGCAGCACCGgtcgggcttatcagccagccaacagtatttttctctcacaacaaaccagcatcagccgggcttatcagcccccagaaaccaaccagcgaataggccgATTGATTAAATCGAGCACGCACTGTCCGACGTGGCAGAGAGTCAGACTCCCCGGTAGGCCGATAGTCAGCAGTGAAGGACCAGGGTCCAGAGGGTTTCAAAGTCGCACACCGGGCACCACAGATAGAGAACGACCTTTTGCACCAGCTTATACTAATTAGGTGGTCACCTGGTCGTGCACGTGTCACAGTCTCAGGAGATTAACGAGCAGCGTAATCTCTCTTTCAAGTTCAACGTACATACGTAAGTACGTAGTAAGCTTGCATCGGTGCAATATCAGCTACCTTATCTTCTTTTCAGGTAGGTGATCTAGGCATAGCTGCACgtagccaatacaagtggttgcCCCTATACCCGGAAGACAAAAAGACACGACTGTCCAATGTGTACACCACCGCATATATACATGGCATGACTGGCATGGCCTTCCTTTCTATGCAGTGCACATTATATAATGGGTGCCCAAGTCCCTCTTGGCTTGTGCCGGCCAGCCATGCAAGTTGCTCTAACCTGCGATGGAACTGGATGGATGGCAGAAGGAAAGAACCGAAGCCGCGCGCAGCCGGCGACGCGGAATCCCGCCGATCGATTCGCTCAAGACGACGACGCAGACCAGACGCTTCTTTCATCTTTCCGCGCATGCACGTCCGGCACGCAGCACCCAGATATATGCATTCCTATCCCGTGTATACCACTGACGCTTGCCTCATTGGGGGAGTAGGAGTAGGTAGTTTTTACCAAACCggaggccggccggccgggtaACTGGGCGAGTTACTTTTTTCTTCTTCCCACGGGAGGGACGCGGAGGTTTGGAGGCCGGCGATGCGAATCCTAACAGGAGCGCACCACGCCTTGCCGGCACGGGAGCACGCACTCGATCGGCGCATTTATGATCAGCACGCACTAGCAGTAGCTAGCCAGCCAGCAGCTGGCGAGCAAGACGGGGCGCGCCGTACCTGCTAGCTGAATCGCTGATTGCCTCCGTTAGCTGGCTCTGGCTATAGGTTGGATGCGTGCCGGCCCCGGCGCGCTATCGCTCTCTTCTAGCTCGCGCGTGGTCACTTGTGAAAAGGCGCAGCAGCACCGCGATGCGTGTGTGCTCCTCCTCCCTCAGCCGCTAATTGCTCTCCTTGTCTTCTTTGTCGGGGAGGGGGAAGGGGAGGGGCAGCGAGGGTGCATGAATGGATGCAGCCTATTCGTTTTGGCTTATTCGTTTTTATCTAGCTTATAATCTATGActtaaatagtgtttttctctcacaccaaatcagtcagcagtaattttagctatggcttataagccaattcagccgaaacggCTGATGATATCCGAACGCATTCATTCCTGTCGGAGTTGCGTGCCCGCGACTAACGTGCTTTTTCGCTGACCCATGGATAGATTACACTTGTTGAGCTCAGGAGTGTGTGTGGGTAGTTTTCAACAGTTAAGATAGGCCGTTGGTTCAAAAAAACAGGTAGACACTtagcctttttctttcttttttttgtcaaataaaaatcaCGGCAAACCTTTTACCGTCCTTTTAAAAAAGATAGGCCGTTCGATCTTCGATGTAACACACAAGGGCCATAATATGAAATCTGCGGGATTAAGCCAACATTGCAACAGCCTATGCCTTACATAGAAAACCAATTCTTCTGATCCTGAACCTGGAACGCAGCCATCAAAGAATGGGAGACAAAATTTTCGAGCCAGTCTGGCACAGCTCTTCCTACTTCAGATTCTCTGTGAAAGTTGATTCTGTGATTGAAATTGATCCCTATGTTTCTCTAGGATAAACTTTGTGGCTACAGTGATTTTGTGCATGAAGTGAATCATGAGAAGCTACATTTTTTTTAGTTCCCAACCCCTAGTTTATTTCAACGAATCACTTCATAGAACCAATAAAGAATCACTTTTTAGTAAAAGTCGTTTGACAGTTTCTCCTGGATTCAGCCTAAAAGCTGCTCTAGGAACTCTACCAAACTGGCCCTTCTGATATCCTTTATCCCAACAATATGGTAAAACTAGCAAAATGACATGTGCAAATAGCGTGATACCTATTATCTCTGTCCCAAAATATAGTGCAATATGACttctaaacttttgtactaaaataGGTGGTGCCAATACTCAGATTTGACAAAGTTTGTTAAAAATGAAACCATAATTTCAAGAGAAACTTCTTAATTATGTTTAATTTATAGGTACATGCGTTATTTGAGTATTCCTTAAGTTATCTTAAAATTTTTAGAATACATTGTATTATAGGACGGAGGGGTACCTTTTACCTTGCATTATATTTGGGGGTTTACTTGAAACTAATTTTTGCAAATAGCTTGTTTTTTTATTGATTATAATTGTTGTCCTTACCTTGTGCACCCCACTACATCTATTGACACAAAGTCTATATAGCTATCATATACTAATTCCTTACCTTAAAAGCTATTGCCATCTCCCTCTCTTTTATCTTTTTTCACTCCTATATATCATGTACTTTTGGAATTTCTACTGAGGTCAAATTAAGATAGTTGGCTCATTTTTTTTAGATAAGGGAACAAAGTAGATAGTTCGCTCATGGTGTCCTGTGTTGTTTATTAACGTGAAATGTGGGGATTCAATCCTGCCTTTGTTGTTGAGGAAGATTTAAATTAAACCAACATATAATACTTTTACAACATACCATAATTCTCAAATTATTCGTTTTATGTGAAACGAGAACAAAAACGTAAGTGAATTGGTGTAGTGTATGGTTCGTTTAGTATAtgtagagtggatctgagcctCTTAAACTCTAGGGCGTTGTAGAAGCTTTCAGTTTCCTCTTGGTGAGCTCCACTACTCAATGAGAATATAATCATCCCCAGGCTAACCCTTTTAGATGAAGCGAGGTCGAAAGCACTTAAATAAGTTGGTGCAGTATATGGTTCACTCAGCATGTAGAATGGATCCGAGTCTTTTGAACTCTGGAGCATAATATTGATAGATACCTTTCATTTTCCTCTTGGTGAAATCCATTACTCATCGAAGCTACTGTCTAATTAAGTCTTTTACAATTTGTTAAGTTTCTTGGCCCCCTTGTGAATTTAAATTTCAAGGGCATATTTGGGGTGGGTGAGCTCCATTACTCAATGAAACTATTGTCCAATAAAACCTTTGATAAGTTGTTAAGTTCCTTGACTCTCTTCTAAATTTAAATTTTAAGGGCCTATTTGGCTCACTATCAGACTTTGTGTGATGGTCTGCCGAACTTTTATGATAGTTGTTTTGGTTGTTTGCCACAATTCTGGCACACCACACTTTTTCACCACAATTGTATGTAGTAATTTATAGACCCTCTTGGCAAATGTGGTGCCTTATTTTTACTCTTGCAGTAAGATAAATGATATTAGCAATTGGCAGATCCTTTTGCTGCATCTATGTTAATGCTCACAATAAATATTAAAAATGAGAAAATTCTTATTAAAAACAGAAACATCTAGTCTTATATTTGATAGACTCCAATAATCATCAACAGTATGTCCATTGGCTTTGTTTTCTAGAAAATTACCACCTGACATTAAGAAAATAAGCTTAAAATAACATCTTGAATCTAAATATAATTAAATTATATGCCTCTACCATTATGGAAAGTAACCCTATGAAATTTGTTAAATACCCTTACATGCCATTATTATAAATAACTTAAAACAACTTTTAAATTTGCATCTAGTTACACATCTCTGCCATTATAGAAAGTCCAGCCCAAAGGAAGCCtcatttctatattttttttacaaatttcTAGAATTTATCTTTTTACCACTAGTGCGTCTCACGAGGAGGATTGACTAGGAGGCTCTAAAGGAGTCTCTAATAAGATGCTCCTATTGGGTTGATCATGTAGAGTGGGCTCATAATATATTGAAATACTATTTCCAGAAGGTATTGTGCATCAAAGCGGCACATCAGATGTTGTGATATTCTGATAATAGACATATATTTTGGACTAAATGAAGTATTTTTGTTCAGGGATCACTACCAAATTGACACAGCGACAAGGACAAGCACCACTAGTATGCCTACTGGAACTATGATTGTCATGAGTAGAACGGCGACCACGATCACGACGTTTCATGCACGGTAGAAAGCAGTATCTTCAAAACCAAAAATTATCTAGTCGAATTGCAGTCTAACCCTAACAGTGGTACTAAATCAAATCCGAGGTGACAAGGTGAGCTAGAGTGCATAAGCATGGTAAATTGCCAAATTGGTGATATTAGGAAGTGATTTTATCTTTTATGGTTAAGGTAGTGATAAGACCAGATGTACTAGAGATGGCAACAACATGCATGGTATAAATAAATGGATAGGTTGCCGCCGGCTGTGCTTCGAGAAGGAGCCGGAGATAGTGTGTTTGGCTACTGGAGTCAACGAGGCACGTACAGTTTAGTAGATGTGGACAAACAGAGATAGGGGGTTATAGCGAAGCCTTATTATTAGTGGTGGACTCGATCAAAAAAGGAACATCTACACAGGGAGGGTGATCTCTGCTTGTGCCAAAGATGATTTATTTGGAGCAACAGAGGCAACACACAAGAGCGATGATAATGCTAATTGTAACTGTTAATTCCCATgtcatatatatgcatgtgacTACCTGTATCCTCTTCACATATAGCATCAGATATTTGTTGCATTGTTCATTGCTTTCTTTCGGCAGAACCTTCGGCTTTCGACTTAGGCCCTgattagtttccaaaaatttttgCCTCCTACAATAAAACAAACagtatgtttggacacatgcaaggagtactaaatgtagacgaaaaaaaactaattgcacagttctcggcaaaatcgcgagacgaatcttttaagcctaattagtccatgaaaagccttaagtgctacagcaacccacatgtgctaatgcccgattaattagtatcattagattcgtctcgcagttttgtgatgggttctgtaatttattttttttattagtatccaaaaacccctcccgacatccttccaacacatccgatgtgacacccaaaaattttcacctccccaactaaacacacccttaacACGATGACCGAAGAGAATAACCTTTGTGTGGCAACCCAATATCGATGCCACATCTCTTTTCATATGATTCTTAACATGTTCCACATTGCTGTCGTCCCTACTACTCATCACGATGCATGCTGTCGTCGACAAGCACTTAGCCATGCAAATAGGGTCCGTGAGACCTAGCGCCTCTGCGCCTAGCTGGTCCGGCCAGCTAAACTCCCACAAGGCTTGACCTGACGGCTCTGATCCGCTCCCTGCCGCAAGTATACGATCGATCCATCTCCTCGTGGGGCAGCCCGTATGTAGGCTCTACGTGCGCCCTGCATTTTCCAGGAAAAGGCACACGGGGGAAAGCTGAAGGAAGTAGGGCGGAGGAGAGAGAGGCGGATCGAGCAGCTGCTCCTTTTGCCGAAGTGGAATATTAAACAAGCAGGGACAATTAGCTAAGCCAGCACTGCGTGCAACAGACAGCCGCGGGTGCCGGTGACTCGGATCCATCAATGGCTGCACTTGGCATCTCTGCTGATCCAACATCCAACTACGATAGCTACGCCTGCTGCTGTATCTACGTACTGTGCCCACAGCGGCAAACTACGGCACAGTGCGACGAGGGCGCGCGGCTATATAAATGGTTCGGTGACCTCGGCTGCCTCCTCACTGCCATAGCTGAGGACCTCTCGAGGTGGTAGTCATTAGCCACCTGCAGGTAgaagtgcgagtgaggaagaaggctTGTTGGAGTTTAGCTGAGGATCGCGAGGAGCTTTGAGAGAGACTGCTGCTGACACATAGATCGGGCAGATAGAATGGCTGTGGGAAAAGTTCTGAACGATGTGAAGCCGTACCTGGCCATGATCCTGCTGCAGGTAGGGTTCGCCGGCATGTACATCGTCGCCGTGGCCTCGCTCAAGCGCGGGATGAGCCACTTCGTCCTCGTCGTCTACCGTAACCTCTTCGCCACCGCCGTCATGGCGCCCTTCGCGCTCTGGTTCGAGAGGTAAGGATAATCATGTCGgtccatcgtcttcttcctctccgTACGTGTGACATGCGTGCTCCATGCATCCTTGCCTCAATAGTTTTAACACTTGCCTCGTCGTGCCGGTGCCGTACGTGATTCATAGCCACACATGATAGATACTGCATGCACAAGCATGACCATCGACGTTCCTTGGTGGAACTGAAGACGCTATATATGCCGATAGATGCATATGCATGGCACTTGCATCCAGTATGTTCATCCATTATATTACAAGAGATGCCCAACTTGCCATCAGTCGTCACTCATCGAATCTGCCTAAGAGTATACTTTGATCAGTTCATCCATCCTGTCTGCAAAGCCACGACGTAGCATTTTCAATATTAGTCGCTTTCAGATGGTGCACGCTCCACGACCAGCACTTGCAGATCCTAATCTGGAAAAGTAGCATGTCTATTCTATTTTGTACCTGCATCTTGAGCCGAAAAAAATAGTCTTTCGCAGCTTTCGTTGTCATCATCTGTTTTAAATCAAAACACAGTACATACTTACCAGTTACCACAGACTGTAAAATCTGGCACTCTATATTTTCGTAAAAGCTCCTGAGTGCAATTTGCACTGGTGGGGGTGACTTCCCCATCACGGTGATATGATGTTGCATGACGACCTTGACCTGCATATGCCCCTGCACAGTTGACAAATTAAGCACAACTATGTAAGTGATCTctgcttctttttctttgcaATGCAACGTGATGCAGGAAGAGGCCAAGGATGACCATCaccatcttcctcaagataatgggGCTCGCCTTACTCGAGTACGTACAATTATTCGTCTTAGACTTACCACACATATATAGTTCTCATGGCAGCGAGCACTGGTCGAGATCTGATGGCGTGCGTGCCCACATGCAGACCCGTTCTGGATCAGAACCTCTACTACATGGGTTGCAACCTGACCTCGGCCGGCTTCGCGTCGGCGCTGATAAACATCCTCCCGGCCGTCACATTCGTCATGGCCCTTGTCCTACGGATGGAGAAGGTGCGGCTGCGGAGCGTGCACAGCCAGGCCAAGATCGTGGGCACGGTCCTCACCGTCGCCGGCGCGGTGCTCATGATCCTGTACCACGGCCCCGCGGTGCAGTTCCCGTGGTCCAAGGCGCAGCACCACCACGACAGCAGCGCCGGCGCCGGAGCCCAGGGCGGAGCCGGCTTCCTCACcgggatcatcaccatcatcgtcgCCTGCGTCTGCTGGTCGGCCTTCTTCGTCCTCCAGGCCAACACGCTCAAGAGCTACCCCGCGGAGCTGTCGCTGACCACGCTCATCTGCCTCATGGGCTCGCTGATGAGCGGCTCCGTCGCGCTCGTCGCCGAGCGCCGCAACACCCAGGCCTGGGTCATCGGCTTCGACACCCGCCTCTTCACCGCCATCTACGCCGTAAGCTAGCTCTAGTCTTGTACATACAGCTCAGTGTCACGTAGTACTTGTACATCAATCTCTTGACCCCatatacatacatgcatatgATGAACGCGTACAATGCAGGGTATTGTGTGCTCCGGCGTGGCATACTACGTGCAAGGTATCGTGTCGAGGCAACGAGGCCCGGTGTTCGTCACGGCCTTCAATCCTCTCTGCATGATCATAACCGCCATCATGGGCTCCATCATACTCAAAGAAGAGATCACTCGCGGAAGGTAccaaattatcgtaaatggagatggctacaaaataacttattttgtagctagctacCGAATGTATAGAAAATCCAGCAGTAGTGCTGATAATGCCACCGTCTCCTTGTGTTGTTTCAGCGTGATTGGCGCTGCGATCATCGTGCTAGGCCTGTACGCGCTCATCTGGGGCAAGAGCAAGGACGACGTGAACCAGGTCGCCGACGTCTCAGCATCAGGCGGCTCCAAGGGCACAGCGGCTgccgatctgcccatcaccttggCGCAGCCCAACGGCAACGGCAATCACGAGCTCCGCAGCGGCCGCGGCGTCGTCTTCGACGTCGAGATGCCGGCGGCCAACGGCAAttactagctagctagtagtactCCTAAACCTAAAGCAATCAACCTGCCCGTCAGTTCTAGCTAGACACGCAGCATAAAtatgtgtttttttttatttcttcttCCGTTTTGTTAATTTCGCCTTGAAATTCTTGTGAGAGAGTGCACGAGAGCGAGGAGACACAGATGATCCTTATACCTTTGGTGTATTAACGGATAAGGCCATGACGTCACCGGGTTGCTTAATCAATCAGTAAACTTGCATCAGCTCTGCTGCTTACGTAGAGCTGAGAATTAATTAATTACTCCATCAGTGCTCGCATGCCTCTCGCGCCTTTGCTTAATGCGATCGACGTACAGAGACGACGACTGAAGATCAGCTCCGCATTTAAATTGATGCTCCCCTTTGATTTGCCTGCTCCCTTGGTGCATCCACTAATTGCGAGCTTTTTCTTGTTAAATTGATGCCTGAATCGACATGGAACCCAAATGTGCTCTCGCTTTGAGGATGCCACGCGTTGATTCCGGTCATTTTCTGCTTTAGTATTTCTCTGCTGATGTTTCTGTGGTTAGTAGTGCTGGGATGCCTGGACGACACTGTCAAACATTGTTTTAAAAATGCAGGAGGCCGGAGATTCGTATCTGCTGACACTCTTATCATATGAGCTCATACgtagatatataatgcatgtaAGACTAAGCACAGTGTATCCGATGCTGAAAAAAATCTCTAGATGCCACCTCATCTCGATGCCAAAAACCATGCGTAGCCACAGTGTCGGCATCGAGGCTTGGAGTGTACGTGGAACCCGAGTGGTCAGAATCATCTGCATCCTTCCGTAGTCCTTTGCGTGAGAAAAATACTTTTCTATTTGACTACCATCGTAAGAACCAATGCCCGGCTTGAAAAATACTTTTTTATTTAACCAAGCATCGAGGAATGAAGACTACCCGAGTCATGTGTTTTTTGTTTGAGCATCGGTACACACAACGTTTCACCTCGATGCTTTGGTACTCTCTTCCCTTTCTCAACATCGGCAAAAAGGCACACTATGGGTAGTCTAAGGCACACTCGGCACTGTTTTGACGCTAGCCGGAGAGGACGGAACATACCTTTGATTTCTCTTCTCGTCTGGTCGTCTTCTCCATCGCACTGAATGAACTAGATAATTCACCGGCAGGGCTTGCAAGACTTTAGAAGACGTGCATAttcatcagaaaaaaaaaacttatataAATATAGATCCATTAATTAGTACCTAAATAGGGATGCAAGCGAGCTAATCTGCAAACTCGCCAATAGGTTTAATGCATTCATCAGAAGCCGTTCTATCCATGACAACTACAAGTACGTGCAGCGAGCAGCAGTGCTGATCAGGCGGAAGAAAATCCCCATGCTGTTGTTGAAGCTTGACATATCCAAGGCATTCGACACCCTCTCTTGGCCTTTCCTGCTGGAGGTACTGCAAGCGCACGGGTTCAGCGATAGATGGTGCGGCTGGATCGAGACGCTATTGAGCACCGCCTCGTCGAGGATACTACTGAATGGCCAGCGAGGACACCCCATCAGGCACCTCAGAGGGGTTCGGCAGGGGGACTCCTTATCCCCGATGCTATTTATAATAGCAATGGACGTCCTCCAAAGACTGTTCAGTAAGGCGGCAAATGACGGTGTGTTGAAGAAGATAGCCCCTTCGGAAATCAAATTCCAATGCAGCATCTATGCCGACAACGCCATTCTCTttgtacggccatctatccaGGAGGCAAGGGCAATCAAAGAGATTCTAAGCATTTTCGGACAGACAACAGGGCTGCACACAAACCTAGCCAAGTGCTCAGTCACTGCCATCTACGGAGCCGACGACGTTCTGCCGGAAATTGTGTCCATCCTCGGCTGTCAAGTGCAGACATTTCCAATCAAGTATCTGGGGCTGCCGCTCAGTACCAAATCAATCCCCAAAACACACTACCAGTCACTTGTACAAGCTGTCGACAGGAAGCTACCACCGAGCCATGGTTCGCTAATGGCGAGAAGTGGAAGGCTGGTCTGGGTAAAGTCGGTCCTACGGGCGGTTCCCATCTACGCCATGATGGCAGAAAATCTTCCCACTTGGGCAAGGAAAGAGATCGACGGCATCTGCAGGCGATTCTTTTGGGCCGGGAAGGACCAGTCAGTCAGAGGAAAGTGCATGGTTGCCTGGAAAGCCTGCTGCAGGCCGAAGGAGCTCGGTGGACTTTGGATCAGCGATCTGAAGCTAGCCGGTTTCGCCCTACAAACGCGCTGGCTGTGGCTGCAGAGAACCGATCAAGATCGGGCGTGGAACCAGCTGCCGATCCATACCTCCAAGGAGGTCCAAGCCTTCTTCAGAGCGTCAACCTTCACCAGGCTAGGCGACGGGCGAAACGCTTTGTTCTGGGAAGACCGGTGGATTGACGGGGAGGACGTCGCCACTATCGCCCCATACCTGCACCAGAGAATTTCACGGCGGGTGCGACGCACGCTAACGGTCAGACAAGGCCTCCAGGACAGCACATGGGTGCGCTGCATAAGTGGAGGCCTCTCAGTGCTCGAGCTCACGGATTACCTACATCTCTGGGCAAGCGTTGGGGACATCCATCTTGGCAATGAGCCTGACAGGACCATTTGGCGCTGGACGACAGACGGATGCTACACAGCCAAATCGGCATACGACATGATGCACAGTGGATCCATCAGAATGTCAGGCCATACATTGATCTGGAAAACGTGGGCTCCGCTTCGCATCAAGATCTTTATTTGGCTTGCCATGAAAAGAAGGCACTGGACCGGCGACAGAAGGGCGAGACACGGTCTCGAGGCACATGAGTTATGCTACCTCTGTGACCAAGGACAGGAAGCAATAGACCACATCATTGCAGTATGCCCGTTCACCCGTGAGGTATGGTACTATGTCCTGCAAGCGCTTGGGCAGCAAGTTCCACCAGTCTCCCAAACGACGCTCTCCTGGTGGCGCCGATTGCGGTCAGTGTGCACCGGCGATCGGCGAAACGGTATGGACTCCCTCTTCGCCCTCGTCTCCTGGCAACTACGGAAGGAACGGAACGCAAGATGTTTCCGGGAATCGACATCGTCCGTCGGCGACCTACTGCACATCATCAAGAACGAAGCCGACCGATGGATTCAGGCCGGAGCAAGCGGGCTACGTGCGCTAGCGCAGGGCTAGGTCCTTGTCAGGATAGACATGGATTACGGTGGTTGTTGTTTTTTCCATAATGTAGCGTCCGCAGGAAACTAACTAACGGCCGGGAATGCAACTCTTGTACTATAAACTCTTTCTTCTAATACAATGATATGCACACtcgtgcgtattcgagaaaattTTTTTTTGCGAGTTTCGTGAAACCCATAAAAACTAAGATTATTTGAGGTTTGCAAACAAGCCCATTTGCATCCATATACCCAAATCATTCTGCAAAGATTTGTGGCCCCTCATTGTTATGTGCATAGTGATAAAACAATAAAGAGAAGACATCATCATACGCTTTTAGACCAGATAACACAAATAACCTGTAACCTACGGAATACAACATAGATAACACAAATATCTTGCAAGCTACGGAATACAACATATATAGAaaatacaaatatcaaatgatTACACATCGAACAGAAATACTTATGGCCCTATCATTTATGGGTACGGGCATAAATTGCATGATAGAAAAACATAGAGCCAACCTTAACAACAATAAAATGACCAAAATATGAGACAATTAGATTCGGATAGCACTCAATCACTCAGTGATATGGTGACATGCTCTCTCAGTCACCCATTACAACGCAAAgaaaaaaatcaacaaaacaaaCGGAGTCAAATATGACTAAACATGATcccacactactacagaatagacttgttgtcccgggcggtaacggcctttagtcccggttaccgcgccgggacaacgatcccgggactaaaggtgccacctttagtcccgggtcatcgagccgggactaaagagggacctttagtcccggttggtgttaccaaccgggactaaaggccctccagccgagcaaacatggccgtaccctttagttccggttggtaaccccaaccgggactaaaggttccttttctttttcttttttttgtttaatttgttttcagttcagttacacgtatttgtttaatatataatatgtttttatgtacgtattctacgctgctaatataaatacacgcacgcatataattacatctaattctcatctcgagcattattatattcgaataaagtatgaacctatatatattatagat encodes:
- the LOC136474906 gene encoding WAT1-related protein At1g44800-like, whose product is MAVGKVLNDVKPYLAMILLQVGFAGMYIVAVASLKRGMSHFVLVVYRNLFATAVMAPFALWFERKRPRMTITIFLKIMGLALLEPVLDQNLYYMGCNLTSAGFASALINILPAVTFVMALVLRMEKVRLRSVHSQAKIVGTVLTVAGAVLMILYHGPAVQFPWSKAQHHHDSSAGAGAQGGAGFLTGIITIIVACVCWSAFFVLQANTLKSYPAELSLTTLICLMGSLMSGSVALVAERRNTQAWVIGFDTRLFTAIYAGIVCSGVAYYVQGIVSRQRGPVFVTAFNPLCMIITAIMGSIILKEEITRGSVIGAAIIVLGLYALIWGKSKDDVNQVADVSASGGSKGTAAADLPITLAQPNGNGNHELRSGRGVVFDVEMPAANGNY